In Methanobacteriales archaeon HGW-Methanobacteriales-1, the genomic stretch GATATCTTAATTTATTATAAATTTACAATTATCATAATATACCTTTAGTACTAGGTATCTGGTCATGTTTCACCTGCAAAGCGTCCTTAAGAGCTCTGGCTAGGGCCTTAAAAAGTGCTTCAATCTGGTGATGGTCATTTTCTCCTTCTACCTTGGCATTGATATTAATACGGGCGCTGCTGGCAAATGATTCCAGAAAATGTTCCACATTCTCGGTGGATAATTCACCAACTTTTGCTTGAGTAAATTGCATATCCATAACACAATAGCTTCTTCCACCAATATCCACGGCCACCATGGCCAATGCTTCGTCCATGGGCACCAATGAATGAGATATTCTTTCAATTCCCTTTTTATCTCCAATTGCCTGGTTAAATACCTCTCCTAAAAGTATTCCCACATCTTCCACGGTGTGATGGTCATCTACACTCACATCGCCGGTAGCTTTAACTTCCAGATCGAAAAATCCATGTCTGGCAAATGATTCTAACATGTGGTCAAAGAATTCCACCCCAGTTTGGATATTATAATTTCCCTGACCATCCAAATCCAGAATGATTTCAATATCAGTTTCAGAGGTTTTCCTGCTTAAGCTCTTTTTCCTTTTTTTCATCGGCATCTCTCACGATTTTTATAGCATCTGCGCGACATTCACTGGCGCATAATGTGCAAACATGGCAGAAGGTTAAATCCTTTACTTCAGCTTTCCCTGCAGTGTTTTTTTCCCAGATTCTATATCCTTTTGGACAAATTTCCATGCAGTTACCGCAACCAGTGCACTTTTCTTGATCCACTTCTATTCGCATATCCATTCCTCATGATATAATGATAACTTATAAGTTAAAACTTATAACTAACTATATTAGATTTGTTATTAATTGGTAATTAGCCTTTAACTACAGCGAGTGAAACTGCCTTAAACCCTATAAAAACAATTTTTCCCAGATCTAATTCTAATTTTTCCCTAGAAAATTCTGTAACATCAACATCTAGAGTTTCTTTATTACTCAATTGGATTTCAAGCCTTACCATATCGTCGTGAAGTTTTAAACCTACTATTTTTCCTTCTATTATATTTCTAACACTAGATTCTTGAGGTTCGAGCATAACAATAATATCTTCAGGACTTATAAGTAGAATTACATCTTCTCCAAGTTTAAAATCCGGGGTCATGGGCAATGTGATGTCTTCCCCATTGAAGTCAATATGCATTACCTTTCCTTCTTCGTCAATTATGGAAATTTTTCCACTTAATTCATTGGTTTGGGAAACTTTTTGAAGAACTTTCTCAACTTTGGTGTATTCTTTTACAATCTCTTTACCCAGTGAAGATAGCTTGCTTCCACCTCCACCTCCGCGGCCACCTCGAGTGGTGAAAACTACTCCATGGCCTAGTGTTTCTTCCATTACTTCAATGTATTTTAGGGCAGTTCTGTATGGAATTTTTGTTTTTTTGGAGGCATTCATAATAGAGCCACAATTATCAATCTTCTTTAAAAGCTCAAACCTGCGGCTATCCATGAGCATATTCTTTCCATTGATATTCAAATTGTACTCTGCTTTACGTGCACGGGTCATAATAAAACCTCTTATCTATTATATGGAATACTTTTCTATAAACTTAACCAATTTTTCGAT encodes the following:
- a CDS encoding imidazoleglycerol-phosphate dehydratase HisB, yielding MKKRKKSLSRKTSETDIEIILDLDGQGNYNIQTGVEFFDHMLESFARHGFFDLEVKATGDVSVDDHHTVEDVGILLGEVFNQAIGDKKGIERISHSLVPMDEALAMVAVDIGGRSYCVMDMQFTQAKVGELSTENVEHFLESFASSARININAKVEGENDHHQIEALFKALARALKDALQVKHDQIPSTKGIL
- a CDS encoding ferredoxin — encoded protein: MRIEVDQEKCTGCGNCMEICPKGYRIWEKNTAGKAEVKDLTFCHVCTLCASECRADAIKIVRDADEKKEKELKQENL
- a CDS encoding transcriptional regulator, whose translation is MTRARKAEYNLNINGKNMLMDSRRFELLKKIDNCGSIMNASKKTKIPYRTALKYIEVMEETLGHGVVFTTRGGRGGGGGSKLSSLGKEIVKEYTKVEKVLQKVSQTNELSGKISIIDEEGKVMHIDFNGEDITLPMTPDFKLGEDVILLISPEDIIVMLEPQESSVRNIIEGKIVGLKLHDDMVRLEIQLSNKETLDVDVTEFSREKLELDLGKIVFIGFKAVSLAVVKG